Sequence from the Ancalomicrobiaceae bacterium S20 genome:
GATCTCGATGCCGCGGCCCTTGAGGGTATCGAGGCTCAGACGCTCGATATCCTTCAGTTCGCCGAGGCTCACTCTCACCGCTTCAGCCTGGTCCTCCAGCTGGTCGATCCGCGACCTGACCTTCTTGACCAGATGCTGAAGCTGCTCGACCTGCGTCGTGTCGACGACGTAGAGGTCGAGAAACTCCTTGATGTCCCGAAGGCTGAAGCCCAGCCGCTTGCCGCGCAGGATGAGGATCATCCGGGCGCGGTCGCGATGGGTGTAGACCCGGGTGTTGCCGGCCCGTTGCGGGGAGATGAGGCCGCGGTCTTCATAGAAGCGGATCGTCCGCGCGGTCACGCCGAGTTCGCGCGCGAGTTCCGTCACCGAATAGAGCTTCTCCATGAACCGCGGATTCCTCTTGGTCTTGATTCTAACTGTACGGGCCGTAGGTTGCCCAATACGTCACATCAATGCCATAGAAATACCACGCGATCCAGTGCCGCGGCTCGTCGTTCCTCCGTTTCAGGCTTGCGTTGGATGGTTCGGAGCGCCGGACGCGGCCTTGGCCAGTTCGTCGGCGACCAGTTCCTTCTTGGACAACTTGCCGATCATGGTCTTCGGCAACTCGTCACGGATTTCGATCGCCTTCGGCATCTCGATCTTCGAGATGTAGCCGGTAAGGAACGTCATCAGCTCCTCGGGCGTCACGGTCTTGTCGGCGAGGCAGCGGACGAAGGCCTTCGGTGCCTGGCCGCGATAGGCATCCGGCACACCGATGACGGTCACCTCGGCGACCGCCGGATGCTGGTAGAGCGCCTCTTCGATCACCCGCGGGTAGACGTTGAAGCCCGAGCAGATGATCAGGTCCTTGAGGCGATCGACGATGTAATAGTAGCCGTCGGCGTCGCGATAGCCGACGTCGCCGGTGCGCAGCGCGCCGTCGACGAA
This genomic interval carries:
- a CDS encoding MerR family DNA-binding transcriptional regulator — translated: MEKLYSVTELARELGVTARTIRFYEDRGLISPQRAGNTRVYTHRDRARMILILRGKRLGFSLRDIKEFLDLYVVDTTQVEQLQHLVKKVRSRIDQLEDQAEAVRVSLGELKDIERLSLDTLKGRGIEID